One genomic segment of Musa acuminata AAA Group cultivar baxijiao chromosome BXJ3-3, Cavendish_Baxijiao_AAA, whole genome shotgun sequence includes these proteins:
- the LOC135581509 gene encoding uncharacterized protein LOC135581509 encodes MTNKVNMEVEDDEDDDDVDFNPTWRGESLSEASSGLSSDNEATGDDIGEVFSSSLKHQGDGVSPRKSVITCRNLDSGTEDEEIVMQNRLTAEDVTGKDVVLEKPEVEELNRFNWQEEESAHPEGSYKKAASGDESEAAEELTKEELPGQATSSSYSICLREQAVEIDDEDAICKRTRARHSLANYTLEELEAFLQESDDDDDLQNVDDEEEYRKFLAAVLLGGDGNGQAGQDDEILDEDEENDADFAIEIEEALESDIDESFDDDKRRSDKNEEDVHRPETRQKKRLRESAEKKKCFLGLDKMPLRPILPYVSNAQIAPVPALGLRFHSPESFSHCPFAFSGADLTHGFTYQQLGQLYCLIHEHVQLLIQVFSVSVLDSSRQQVAMEVQELIMEMVARHEEGLARRKAPYDMSCFPAPNIHASLQIDSSESSEFSHWTPSIDGPIFSILDVVPLQLAKSYMADVSATVLRYRQSHLDDPVDKSHLKREPLFPFPMLTSQMGTDQILYGEPNGIPSKTALPPPPGQLPPKKSLAATLVENTKKQTVALVPMEIAKLAKRFYPLFNLALFPHKPPVPAVANRVLFTDAEDELLAMGLMKYNNDWGAIQKHFLPCKTKHQIFVRQKNRSSSKAPANPIKAVRRMKTSPLTADEKARIYEGLKLFKQDWLSVWKYFVRHRDPSLLPRQWRIATGTQKSYRKSEAIKEKRRLYEAKRRRLKASMVDGHPLSEKEVDNEEDNSGEDMDNENEAYVHEAFLADTETGSSNNLSYEISLSGIGRSNVQFTNMIIYHGTNTTEKFASSSECFQVQKDRAVHEINNSLKPMKSMHPLSHCSDPRYTSSYTSQLNHLSSISNFGRPGSHLGSLPCPTRKCKGARVVKLAPGLPPINLPPSVRVISQSALQNHPSGSAHAYTSKNGVRNPSKSSGVAKGESTVTNPGENLIMPSDNGPEASHRQVGGATSDQHVAEENASQSDLQMHPLLFHASEDQLSSYYSMNTHPAASGTCHLGAQLQKDSIFSKSQHCFTMKDRISGSRNSIDAPLDLFSVDFHPLLRRTNNATADLCMVSSVDPGVFAASSHHNKLSCDSNPVSRENLVGNSQIPAGGAPLCHHEKENELDLDIHLYSVKENEKTRQAGDSSMHQFNKSGSPRFQPTMDKGIDADMSFQHNANCSESAASRTRGCCEKDVNSLQVVQMPNDCLSQCTKDYDESDLDIIMEQEELSDSDDESANVEFECEEIDDSEDDESEYGQSTEALIKEVPTAAIVRKSNQDSCNFNHSRRSTPIRQGSVEEEINQSSLGQSCQNPCHTLRLKPKHEDAKRDISSKSSQEVVHSLPGQFGKARNPRSLKVQPLGATPHAISPDNECSKIVAPRKPRKRCVNSSL; translated from the exons TGAAGCTACTGGCGATGATATTGGTGAAGTTTTTTCGAGCTCATTAAAGCACCAAGGTGATGGTGTGTCACCAAGAAAATCTGTGATTACTTGCCGCAATCTAGATTCAGGAACTGAAGACGAGGAGATTGTTATGCAAAATAGACTGACAGCTGAAGATGTTACTGGAAAGGATGTTGTTCTAGAAAAGCCTGAGGTGGAAGAACTAAATAGGTTCAATTGGCAGGAAGAGGAATCAGCTCATCCTGAAGGAAGCTATAAAAAAGCTGCATCTGGGGATGAAAGCGAAGCTGctgaagagcttaccaaagaagagtTGCCTGGCCAGGCTACAAGCTCTTCATACTCAATATGTTTAAGGGAGCAAGCTGTCGAGATAGATGATGAGGATGCAATCTGCAAGCGGACCAGAGCTCGCCATTCTCTTGCAAATTATACCCTCGAAGAGTTGGAAGCTTTTCTTCAGgaatctgatgatgatgatgacttgcaaaatgttgatgatgaagaagagtATCGCAAGTTTCTTGCTGCTGTGTTGCTGGGAGGAGATGGTAATGGACAGGCAGGACAAGATGACGAAATTTTGGATGAAGATGAGGAAAATGATGCTGACTTTGCAATTGAAATTGAGGAAGCATTAGAAAGTGACATTGATGAAAGTTTTGATGATGACAAGAGGCGAAGTGATAAAAATGAGGAAGATGTTCATAGACCAGAAACTAGACAAAAGAAACGCCTAAGGGAGTCTGCTGAAAAGAAGAAATGTTTTTTGGGGCTTGACAAGATGCCACTGCGTCCTATACTGCCTTATGTCTCAAATGCTCAAATAGCTCCTGTTCCTGCTCTTGGATTGCGATTTCATTCTCCTGAAAGCTTTTCTCATTGCCCATTTGCTTTCTCTGGGGCTGATTTAACCCATGGTTTTACGTATCAGCAGTTAGGCCAGCTGTACTGTCTGATACATGAACATGTTCAACTCCTTATACAGGTCTTTTCTGTTAGTGTTCTTGATTCATCCCGACAGCAAGTTGctatggaagttcaagagttgatCATGGAGATGGTTGCTAGACATGAAGAAGGGTTGGCCAGGAGAAAAGCTCCTTATGACATGTCCTGTTTTCCGGCTCCAAATATCCATGCATCATTGCAGATTGATTCTAGTGAGAGTTCTGAATTTTCTCATTGGACACCTTCAATAGATGGCCCCATATTTTCCATCCTTGATGTTGTGCCACTTCAGTTGGCTAAGAGTTATATGGCAGATGTTTCGGCTA CTGTTTTAAGGTATAGACAAAGTCACTTGGATGATCCAGTTGACAAGAGTCACTTGAAAAGGGAACCTCTTTTTCCGTTTCCTATGCTCACATCTCAGATGGGAACAGATCAAATTTTGTATGGTGAGCCGAATGGCATTCCCTCAAAAACAGCATTGCCACCTCCGCCTGGTCAATTACCACCCAAAAAGTCACTGGCTGCTACTCTAGTGGAAAATACCAAGAAGCAAACTGTTGCTCTTGTGCCAATGGAAATTGCCAAGCTAGCAAAGAGGTTTTATCCTCTATTTAATTTAGCATTATTCCCTCACAAACCTCCGGTACCGGCTGTTGCTAATCGTGTGCTCTTCACTGATGCAGAAGATGA ATTATTAGCAATGGGACTGATGAAATACAACAATGACTGGGGAGCCATACAAAAGCACTTTCTTCCTTGTAAAACGAAGCATCAG ATATTTGTTAGGCAAAAGAATCGTAGCTCTTCCAAGGCACCTGCAAATCCAATAAAG GCTGTGCGACGGATGAAAACTTCTCCATTGACAGCAGATGAGAAGGCACGGATCTATGAG GGCCTCAAGCTTTTTAAACAGGACTGGTTATCAGTTTGGAAGTATTTTGTTCGACACAGAGATCCCTCCTTGCTACCACGGCAGTGGCGAATTGCTACTGGAACACAGAAATCTTACAGAAAGAGTGAAGCCATaaaggagaagaggagattaTATGAAGCAAAACGAAGAAGACTGAAGGCTTCAATGGTTGATGGGCACCCATTATCTGAGAAGGAG GTTGATAATGAAGAGGATAATAGTGGAGAGGACATGGACAATGAAAATGAAGCTTATGTTCATGAAGCATTCCTTGCAGACACTGAAACAGGGAGCTCCAATAACTTATCCTATGAGATTTCTCTTTCAGGCATTGGTAGGAGCAATGTACAGTTTACCAACATGATTATCTATCATGGTACCAACACTACTGAAAAGTTTGCTTCCAGCTCAGAATGCTTTCAAGTGCAGAAGGACAGAGCAGTGCATGAAATTAACAATTCCTTAAAGCCCATGAAAAGTATGCATCCTTTATCTCACTGTTCTGACCCCAGATATACTTCATCTTACACTTCACAGTTGAATCATCTTTCTTCCATTTCCAATTTCGGGAGACctggaagtcatttagggtcattACCCTGCCCAACACGTAAATGTAAAGGTGCACGAGTGGTCAAGTTGGCACCTGGCTTGCCTCCTATAAACCTTCCCCCTTCTGTTCGTGTCATATCTCAGTCAGCTCTCCAAAATCATCCCAGTGGATCAGCACATGCTTACACAAGTAAGAATGGAGTTAGAAATCCATCCAAGTCTTCTGGAGTAGCAAAGGGAGAAAGTACTGTAACAAATCCTGGCGAAAATTTAATCATGCCATCAGATAATGGTCCAGAAGCTAGTCACCGGCAAGTTGGTGGAGCTACTTCAGATCAGCATGTGGCAGAAGAAAATGCTTCACAATCAGATCTCCAGATGCACCCATTGCTGTTCCATGCCTCTGAAGATCAACTTTCATCATATTATTCTATGAACACACATCCTGCTGCTTCTGGTACTTGTCACCTGGGGGCTCAACTTCAAAAAGATTCCATTTTTTCCAAATCTCAACATTGTTTTACTATGAAAGACAGGATCAGTGGAAGtcgaaattcaatagatgcaccaTTAGATTTGTTTTCAGTTGACTTCCATCCACTTCTGCGAAGAACCAACAATGCAACTGCTGATCTTTGTATGGTGTCTTCAGTTGATCCTGGTGTTTTTGCAGCATCAAGTCATCATAATAAGTTGTCCTGTGATTCTAATCCAGTCTCAAGAGAAAATCTGGTTGGTAATAGCCAAATTCCAGCTGGTGGAGCACCCCTTTGCCATCATGAGAAGGAAAATGAACTTGATTTGGACATACACTTGTATTCGGTGAAAGAAAATGAAAAGACAAGACAAGCTGGAGATTCAAGTATGCATCAGTTCAACAAGTCGGGCAGTCCAAGGTTTCAGCCAACCATGGATAAAGGCATAGATGCTGATATGTCATTTCAACATAATGCAAATTGTTCTGAATCTGCAGCTTCACGTACAAGAGGATGCTGTGAAAAGGATGTCAATTCCTTGCAAGTTGTGCAGATGCCCAATGATTGTCTAAGCCAGTGCACAAAAGATTATGATGAATCTGATCTAGATATCATAATGGAACAAGAAGAATTGAGTGACTCTGATGACGAAAGTGCAAATGTGGAGTTTGAATGTGAGGAGATTGATGACTCGGAAGATGATGAATCAGAATATGGACAATCAACAGAAGCTCTAATTAAG gAGGTTCCCACTGCTGCCATAGTGAGGAAAAGTAATCAAGATAGTTGCAACTTCAATCATTCACGTCGATCAACGCCAATCAGACAAGGGTCAGTTGAGGAGGAGATAAACCAATCTAGCCTAGGGCAGTCATGCCAAAATCCGTGCCATACTTTGCGGCTAAAACCCAAACATGAAGATGCAAAAAGGGACATCTCTTCTAAAAGTTCTCAAGAGGTAGTTCACTCTCTTCCTGGACAATTTGGCAAAGCTAGAAATCCAAGGAGTTTGAAAGTGCAGCCACTGGGAGCAACACCACATGCCATTAGTCCTGATAATGAATGCAGCAAGATTGTTGCTCCAAGAAAACCTAGAAAGCGTTGTGTAAATAGTTCTCTGTGA